One segment of Clostridium ljungdahlii DSM 13528 DNA contains the following:
- a CDS encoding FAD-dependent oxidoreductase, with the protein MVNIIIDGKEITVPQGVSVLEAALQNGIYIPHLCHHPDLPELESCRLCIVEVQGREGVFTSCTLKVEDGLNICTKSEKIDHLRKLAMELLLAAHPEDCSTCPKYGRCEFQTLIQYMEVSATRMRTRVKGFQSNEKNPLLIHDMNRCVLCGRCVRACNDLRGVKVLQYNKKDMETYVGTLQDKLLKDSDCCFCGACAEVCPTGTIRDMLNYSPIEKRDTLIPCEATCPVRTNIPKYLRFAKEGKFAEATAVIHEKLPFPECLGRVCAHSCESKCRRGEVNEAVSIRDIKRFAAEHDNNKLWKKNSKHLPSTGKTVCVVGGGPAGLAAAFYLAKQGHEVVLKEAYPRLGGQMQYGIPSYRLPREIVDKEANYVKEVGVKVELNTRVEKPKELLEKFDVVLMAIGTHNGVRLPMEGNELNGITVNTEFLRKASMGEDTGIGKHVIVLGGGNVAFDCARTAKRLGAEEVHLACLEKREVMLADDEEILQAGEEGIFVHPGQTFERIVGDDKVTGAAFCNVKNFYFDENRKAIIEKEPNSEHIINADTVIFAVGQRTAINEDAGLKLGRGNSIAVEIGKSAKTSVEGIFACGDAVYGTKTVIEAVASGRAAASEIDRFLGGDGDISEVLAPEEQKLSNIGRIEGFGYLRRAKEDIVQADKRKNNFNDVNKGLCNDDICSEAGRCLQCDLRFDITKHRVWSDYSISNEVEVNKNAN; encoded by the coding sequence GTGGTTAATATTATAATTGACGGAAAAGAAATTACAGTTCCTCAAGGTGTAAGCGTTTTAGAAGCAGCACTTCAAAATGGAATTTATATTCCACATTTGTGTCATCATCCGGATTTACCAGAACTTGAATCCTGCCGCTTATGCATAGTTGAAGTTCAAGGAAGGGAAGGAGTTTTTACTTCCTGTACACTTAAAGTAGAAGATGGACTAAATATTTGTACAAAAAGTGAAAAGATTGATCATTTAAGAAAGTTAGCAATGGAATTATTGCTTGCAGCTCATCCTGAAGATTGTTCAACTTGCCCCAAATATGGAAGATGTGAATTTCAGACATTGATACAATATATGGAAGTATCGGCAACAAGAATGAGGACAAGAGTAAAAGGATTTCAAAGCAATGAAAAAAATCCTCTCTTAATTCATGATATGAATCGATGTGTACTGTGTGGAAGATGTGTGCGTGCTTGTAATGATTTGAGGGGAGTAAAGGTTCTTCAATACAATAAGAAGGACATGGAAACATATGTAGGAACTCTTCAGGATAAACTATTAAAAGATTCTGATTGCTGTTTTTGTGGAGCATGCGCAGAGGTTTGTCCAACAGGAACTATTCGTGACATGTTAAATTATTCTCCAATTGAAAAACGTGATACTTTAATTCCATGTGAAGCTACTTGTCCTGTACGTACGAATATACCTAAGTATTTACGTTTTGCAAAAGAAGGTAAATTTGCCGAGGCTACAGCAGTAATACATGAAAAACTTCCTTTCCCAGAATGTTTAGGTCGTGTATGTGCACATTCATGTGAAAGCAAATGCAGGCGTGGTGAAGTTAATGAAGCTGTGTCTATTCGTGATATTAAAAGATTTGCTGCAGAACATGACAATAATAAATTATGGAAGAAAAACAGTAAGCATCTTCCATCAACAGGAAAAACAGTTTGCGTAGTTGGAGGTGGTCCAGCTGGACTCGCAGCAGCATTTTATTTGGCTAAGCAGGGACATGAAGTTGTTTTGAAAGAAGCATATCCAAGGCTTGGTGGGCAAATGCAGTATGGAATTCCATCTTATCGGTTGCCTCGTGAGATTGTAGACAAAGAAGCCAACTATGTAAAAGAAGTTGGGGTTAAAGTTGAATTAAATACTAGAGTAGAGAAACCTAAAGAATTATTGGAGAAATTTGATGTAGTACTTATGGCTATAGGAACCCATAATGGAGTACGTCTTCCTATGGAAGGGAATGAGCTCAATGGTATTACAGTTAATACAGAATTTTTGCGAAAGGCTTCAATGGGGGAAGATACTGGAATTGGAAAGCATGTTATTGTTCTTGGAGGTGGAAATGTTGCTTTTGATTGTGCAAGAACTGCTAAAAGGCTTGGGGCAGAAGAAGTTCATTTAGCATGTCTAGAAAAACGTGAAGTGATGTTAGCTGATGATGAGGAAATTTTACAGGCTGGTGAAGAAGGTATTTTTGTACATCCTGGACAAACTTTTGAGAGAATTGTTGGTGATGATAAAGTTACCGGTGCTGCTTTCTGCAATGTTAAGAACTTTTATTTTGATGAAAATCGTAAAGCCATCATTGAAAAGGAACCAAATTCAGAGCACATTATTAATGCAGATACTGTTATATTTGCAGTTGGACAGAGAACTGCAATTAATGAAGATGCAGGGTTAAAACTTGGGCGTGGAAATTCCATTGCAGTTGAAATTGGGAAAAGTGCTAAGACGAGTGTAGAAGGAATTTTTGCCTGTGGAGATGCAGTGTATGGAACTAAAACTGTAATTGAGGCAGTTGCATCAGGAAGAGCTGCTGCCAGTGAAATTGATCGTTTCCTTGGAGGAGATGGAGACATTTCAGAAGTGTTAGCACCTGAGGAACAAAAGCTTTCAAACATTGGAAGAATAGAAGGATTTGGGTATTTAAGGCGTGCAAAAGAAGACATTGTACAAGCAGATAAGCGAAAGAATAACTTTAATGATGTAAATAAAGGACTTTGTAATGATGATATTTGCAGTGAGGCAGGAAGATGCTTGCAGTGTGACCTTAGATTTGATATTACAAAGCATCGTGTTTGGAGCGATTATTCTATAAGCAATGAAGTGGAGGTGAACAAAAATGCTAACTAA
- a CDS encoding putative DNA modification/repair radical SAM protein, giving the protein MEIGEKLRILSSAAKYDVSCSSSGSNRHSKKGSLGSADVSGICHSFTPDGRCVSLLKILLTNCCIYDCSYCINRKSNDIERAFFTCDEIVDLTMNFYRRNYIEGLFLSSSIVKNADFTMELLTTVAYKLRNEYNFRGYIHMKAIPGADKDLIKKAGSLVDRMSVNIELPSAKSLKLLAPEKNKHDIFKPMGDIKNNIIANKYDRRKYKNSSIFVPGGQSTQLIVGATKENDLNILNLTENLYNKFDLKRIYYSAYVPVNSNPNLPDIKTPPTLREHRLYQGDWLLRVYGFKAEELLNEKNPNFDINFDPKTTYALNNIHLFPVEINKAPYNILIRVPGIGIRGAHKIISARRIGSLDFFDLKKLGIVIKRAQYFITCKGRYYGAVKFDDMRIKKALSPKVDLNSIDKGKQLSFFDNMNNLTIPKISSNNKLLLLNDKSTSITGEL; this is encoded by the coding sequence ATGGAAATAGGTGAAAAGTTAAGAATTTTATCTTCTGCAGCCAAATATGATGTATCTTGTTCATCTTCGGGCTCAAATAGACATTCAAAAAAAGGCAGTCTCGGTTCAGCAGATGTAAGCGGTATATGCCACAGTTTTACTCCAGATGGACGATGTGTATCCCTGCTTAAGATACTTCTAACAAATTGCTGCATATATGATTGTTCTTATTGTATTAATAGAAAATCCAATGATATTGAAAGAGCTTTTTTTACTTGCGATGAAATTGTAGATTTGACAATGAACTTTTACAGACGCAATTATATAGAAGGCTTGTTTTTAAGTTCATCAATTGTGAAAAATGCCGACTTTACCATGGAACTGCTTACAACTGTTGCTTATAAACTAAGAAATGAATATAACTTCAGGGGTTACATTCATATGAAAGCAATTCCCGGAGCTGACAAAGACCTTATAAAAAAGGCCGGTTCCCTTGTAGACAGAATGAGTGTAAATATAGAACTGCCATCAGCAAAATCGCTTAAATTATTGGCACCTGAAAAAAATAAGCACGATATTTTTAAACCTATGGGAGATATTAAAAATAATATTATTGCAAATAAGTATGACCGTAGAAAATATAAAAATTCATCTATATTCGTGCCTGGAGGACAAAGCACCCAGCTTATTGTGGGAGCTACAAAAGAAAATGATTTAAATATACTGAATTTAACAGAAAATTTATATAACAAATTTGATCTAAAAAGAATTTACTATTCCGCATATGTTCCTGTTAATAGCAATCCCAATCTTCCAGATATTAAAACTCCACCTACTTTAAGAGAACACAGATTGTATCAAGGTGATTGGCTGCTGAGGGTTTATGGATTTAAAGCAGAAGAATTATTAAATGAAAAAAATCCTAACTTTGATATCAACTTTGATCCTAAAACAACCTATGCCTTAAACAATATTCATCTATTTCCTGTTGAAATAAATAAGGCTCCTTATAACATTCTTATAAGGGTTCCTGGAATTGGTATACGCGGTGCACATAAGATAATAAGTGCCCGCAGAATTGGTTCACTAGACTTTTTTGATCTAAAAAAACTGGGCATAGTAATAAAAAGGGCACAATATTTTATTACTTGCAAAGGCAGATATTATGGAGCTGTGAAATTTGATGATATGCGCATTAAGAAAGCTCTTTCTCCTAAAGTTGATTTAAATTCAATAGATAAGGGAAAACAACTAAGTTTCTTTGATAATATGAACAATTTAACTATCCCTAAAATTTCATCGAATAATAAACTGCTTTTGTTAAATGATAAATCCACCTCAATTACTGGTGAATTATAG
- a CDS encoding TIGR03915 family putative DNA repair protein, with protein sequence MKEYIYDDTFEGLLTAIFYAYSCRENCIITKSRDYIPSFLNEILNIPTEYDKFDRVYKSIIKKLNKKVLTNIYYLYLCEISDSSSIALKYLKLCYKYGTNINLAKNNDIIILVDKYTRKVTSEAHNFNGFVRFKEIAPLSFYAPIEPDHNILPLILNHFTKRFSDQNFIIHDLKRELAIIYNKKAAIITEFKKEDAKILNSADGKFEALWKTFYKSVNIEERKNLRLRSRCMPRRYWNHLTEFK encoded by the coding sequence TTGAAAGAATATATATATGATGATACTTTTGAAGGTTTACTTACAGCTATTTTCTATGCCTACAGCTGCAGAGAAAATTGTATCATAACAAAGTCAAGAGACTATATACCTTCATTTCTCAATGAAATTTTAAATATTCCAACTGAGTACGATAAATTTGATAGAGTTTATAAGAGCATCATAAAAAAACTTAACAAAAAAGTTTTAACAAATATTTATTACTTATATCTTTGTGAAATTTCAGATTCCAGTTCTATTGCTTTAAAGTATCTTAAACTTTGCTATAAATATGGTACAAATATTAATTTGGCTAAAAATAATGATATTATAATTTTAGTTGACAAGTATACTAGAAAAGTTACTTCTGAAGCTCATAACTTCAATGGATTTGTAAGGTTTAAAGAAATAGCACCATTAAGTTTTTATGCTCCTATAGAACCTGATCACAATATTTTACCATTGATACTCAATCATTTTACAAAAAGATTTTCCGATCAGAATTTTATAATTCATGATTTAAAAAGAGAACTGGCAATCATATACAACAAAAAGGCAGCTATCATAACTGAATTTAAAAAGGAAGATGCTAAAATTTTAAACTCAGCAGATGGCAAATTTGAAGCTCTTTGGAAAACTTTTTATAAATCCGTCAACATAGAAGAACGCAAAAATTTAAGGCTGCGCAGCCGCTGCATGCCAAGAAGATATTGGAATCATCTTACGGAATTTAAATAA